AGCAGGCCGGTGCCGCCGACGAGCGCATCCACATCGAGGTGTTCAAGTCACTCGACTCGGACCCGTTCGCCGCCGTGGTGATCGAAGAAGATGACAGCGACCAGGGACCGGCCACCGCCGTCGTCACCCTCGACGGCACCACCCACGAGGTCCGCTGGCCACGTTCGGCCACGCTGCTCGACGTGTTGCTGGACAAGGGCCTGGACGCACCGTTCTCCTGCCGCGAGGGCCATTGCGGCGCATGCGCGGTGCTCAAGAAGTCCGGAGACGTCGAGATGAAGATCAACGACGTGCTCGAACCCTCCGACCTCGAGGAGGGCCTGATCCTGGGATGCCAGGCCACGCCGGTCTCGGATTCGGTCGAAGTCACCTACGACGAGTAACGAGCGGATACCTTTCTTGACGATGACGATCAACAGGCTCTCCGCAGCGAGCGCGGCAGCAGTGCTGACCGCGGCGGCGCTGACGTTCCCCGCGTCGGCCCCTGCGGCCGCGAACTCGGCCGTCACCTCGATCCCCAGCCCACAGGGCGACATCGAGATGCACGTCAGCGCGGACTGCGCGGGCACCCAGTGCACGTTCAACACCCAGGCCAACCTGCTGACACCGGACGGCCAGATCGGGTTCCCGGGCGACGCGTGGGCCCGTCAGACCATCACCCTGCGCAGCACGAACAAGGACACCTGGCAGGAGGCCTCCTACAGCGCCCCGGCCGGAATGCCCCGGGAGATCAAGGGCTCCAACCACGACAACGTGCTGTCGAAGCTGTACCGCTCGACGAACAAGGTCGAGATCTCGGCGACCTACTTCGGCGGCGGGCCCATCGAACGCTTCCGGATCGAGGGCGTGTCGACCCCGACCGAGTGGCGGACCGGTCAGCCGAACACCAAGGACCAGTTCATCATCTGCTCAGTCATCCAGGTGGTGTTCGGTGGCGTCAACCTGACCACTCCGACCGCCTGCACCCAGACGGGGTTCTGACATGTGGCGGTCCACGAGCCTGCGCCACCGGCGGTGCCGGTACGCGTAGATCCCGCGGGCCAGCAACACCACAGCGGAAGTGAGTCGGCCGGCATCGATCTCGACGGTGTCGCTGTACCGGCACGAGTGATCGGTGACCGGTTCCACGTGCAGCATGTGATCCCACGATCGCAGCACTCCGCCGTACTCATGGGTGCGGATCGTGCGAGCACTGTCGTCGACATCGAGCACCTCGATGGTGTGCCGGTAGGCCGGGATCACGTGGAAGGCGAACAGCCAACCCGTGCCCCGGTCCCCGGCCTGGAACGGCTCGGTACGGCCGGACAGGGCCGGCACGCCGAACAGTCCGCGGCAGACGTAGAGAAACGTCGGCACCTGCTGCATGGCCTGCCACATTCGTTCGGTATCGGCGGGCAGAATCGTCTCAACGTGGATGCGCTGCATGTCACCAATTTTCGTGAGCCTCGCATCGGCTGACTACTCGCTTTTCGTGCGGAGGTGAGGATGACCCCGACCGACCGGTTCCGGGCACGTAAGCAGCCCAGACAACAGCGCTCCGTCGAGACCCGGCAGGCCATCCTCGACGCCGCGGCTCGCGTTTTCGCCGAATACGGGTATGCCGCAGGGACCACCAACCGCATCGCGGCAGCGGCGGAGCTGTCGATCGGCTCGCTGTATCAGTACTTCCCGAACAAAGACGCGATCCTGTCGGCGCTCACCGACGCACATGTCGACGCCGGTACCGCGCTGCTGCGCGAGCGCGCTTCCGCAGGTCTGCCCGAGACACTCGAAGACCTGCTCCGGCTGTTCGTCCGGGCGACCATCGACAACCACCGCGACGACACCCGCCTGCACCGGGTGCTGTTCGAAGAAGCACCGCGATCACCCGGCTTGCTGGACCGGTTGCATCACGCCGAAGCGGACGCGGTGAGCGCGGCAAAAGCCTTGCTGGACAGCCATTCCGACGTGACGGTTGCCGACACCGCATTCGCGGCGCGCATGGTGGTCGCGACCGTCGAATCCCTGACCCACCGGTTGCTGGCGTGCGACCAGCCCGCCGATGCCGACCAGCTCGAGGACGGCATCGTGACGATGCTGGCGGGGTACCTGCGGGGTTAGCGCGGCAGGCCGAGCAGGCGCTCGCCGGCGACGGTCAGCAGGATCTGCTCCGTCCCACCGGCGATCGTCAGGCAGCGGGTGTTGAGGAAGTCGTGCACCTCCCGGTTGCGCACCACACCACCGCCGTCGGACAGTTCGAGCCGGAACTCCGCCAGCGTCTGGCGGTAGCGCACCCCGATCAGCTTGCGGGCGCTGGCCTGCGCACCGGTGTCCTGACCGCTGACCGCCAGCTGGGCGATCCGCTGATCCAGCAGTGAGCCCACCTGGGCCGTCAGGATCAGCCCGCCGAGGCGATCCAGATCGGCCGGGTCGACATCCGGCTTCGCGCCGAGGGTGCGCAGCAGCTCCTCCATCGGGTTGCCCAGCGCCGTACCGCCTGCCATCGCCACGCGCTCGTTGGCCAGCGTGGTGCGGGCCAGCCGCCATCCGTCATTGACGGTGCCGACCACCATCTCGTCGGGCACGAAGACGTCGTCGAAGAACACCTCGTTGAACAGTTCGTCACCGGTGATCTCGCGCAGCGGGCGGATCACGATGCCCGGCGTCTTCATGTCGATCAGGAAGTAGGTGATCCCCTTGTGCTTCGGAGCGTCGGCGTCGGTACGCGCCAGGCACACCCCCCAGTGCGCCTTCTGCGCCGCAGAGGTCCACACCTTCTGCCCGGTCAGCTTCCAACCCGGCTCACCGTTCGGGCCTTCTGCGCGAACAGCTTTCATGCGCAGCGCGGCCAGGTCCGAGCCGGCACCCGGCTCCGAGAACAGCTGGCACCAGGCCAGATCACCGCGCAGCGTGGCCGGCACGAACTGGTCGATCTGCTCCGGGCTGCCGTGCTCCAGGATGGTCGGCACCGCCCACCAGCCGATCACCAGATCCGGGCGTTCCACCTCGGCCGCGGCCAGCTCCTGATCGATCAGCAGCTGTTCGGCCGGAGATGCGTTGCGGCCGTACGGACGTGGCCAGTGCGGGGCCAGCAGACCGGACTCGGCCAGCGCCACCTGCCGCTTCTCCACCGGCAACGCGGCCACCTCGGCGACCGCGGCACTGATCTCCGGACGCAGCCCGGCCACCGACTCGAGGTCGATACGCAATTCACGACGCACGCCCTGCTGGGTCAGCGCCGAGACGCGACGGATCCACCGGCGCCGGCCACCGAGCGCATGCGAAATCCCGTATGCGCGACGCAAGTACAGATGTGCCTCGTGCTCCCACGTGATGCCGATACCACCGAGCACCTGGATGCAGTCCTTGGCGTTGTCCTCGGCCGCATCCACGCCCGCGGCGGCCGCCACCGCGGCGGCGATCGACAGCTGGGAGTCATCGGATTCCGAGACCGCGCGCGCCGCATCGGCCGCCGACACCGAGATCTGCTCGGAGCGCAGCAGCATCTCGGCACACATGTGCTTGACGGCCTGGAAGCTGCCGATCGGCTTGCCGAACTGCTCACGCACCTTGGCGTATTCGGTGGCGGTCTGCAGGGTCCAGCGCGCCAGGCCGGCGGCCTCGGCGGCCAGCACGGCGCCAGTGATGTCCTCGAACCGCTGCCTCGACACGTCGAGCACCTGAGCCGGCGCCGAATCGAACACGACCCGGGCCAGCGGCAGCGAGAAGTCGGTGGCGGTGAGCAGTTCGATGCTCACCCCGGCGGCACCCGCGTCGACCAGAATCACGCGGTCCCCGGCGGGCAGCAACAGCACGCCCGCGGCGTCCGCGCCCAGGACATACTCGGCGGTGCCCGAGACCTTCTCACCGTCGAGCGTCAGGTCGGCATCCAGCGCCGCACCAGCGGTCCGCTCGCCGGAGACCAGAGCCTCCAGCACAGCCTCATCGGTCACGATCAGGGTGGCCAGCGCCGTGGTGGCCACCGGACCGGGCACCAGCGCCGCGGCGGCCTCGTCGACCATCGCGCACAGATCCTCGACCGTGCCGCCGGCGCCACCCTGCTCCTCGGGGACCGCGACGCTGAAGATCCCTAGTTCAGCGAGACCCTGAAACGGTGCGCGCCAGGCGTCGGCATCAGTTTCACCGGCTCGGACCGCCGCAGCGGTGTCGTTGGCACCAGCCCAGCTCCTTACCAGGTCACGGGCGGCAAACTGCTCGTCAGTGATGGTCGCAGACGCGCCGGACATGGTGGACCTCCTAGCCCCTAACGCGAGAAGTCCGTGCTTCCCACTAGAACGTGTTCTAATGGTGACAGTGTTCGACCGTCAAGTCGACCCGCATCACAGCAGGACACGTCCGTGTGTTTACCGGCGCGGAGGTGCGTAGAAGGAGTTCGCCGTGCGTATCGTTTTCCATGAGGTACGCGCCGAGAGGGGGCCACATACCGCATGTCCAGCGCACCACAGCAGACAGGCAGCGAATCGTCCGGGTCGGACACCCGACCGCGTGAGGTCCTGAACGTGGCCGTACTCGCCGAATCCGAACTCGGCTCAGAAGCACAGCGGGAGCGCCGCAAGCGCATCCTCGACGCCACCCTGGCCATCGCCTCCAAGGGCGGCTACGAGGCCGTCCAGATGCGGGCCGTGGCCGAACGCGCCGATGTCGCCGTCGGCACGCTCTACCGCTACTTCCCCTCCAAGGTCCACCTGCTGGTGTCCGCACTCGGCCGCGAGTTCGAGCGCATCGACGCCAAGACCGACCGGGCCGCCCTCTCCGGCGGTACCCCCTACCAGCGGCTGAGCTTCATGGTGGGCAAGCTGAACCGGGCCATGCAGCGCAACCCGCTGCTCACCGAGGCCATGACGCGGGCGTTCGTCTTCGCCGACGCATCCGCCGCGGGCGAGGTCGACCACGTCGGCAAGCTGATGGACTCGATGTTCGCCCGGGCCATGAGCGACGGCGAACCGACCGAGGACCAGTACCACATCGCCCGGGTCATCTCGGATGTGTGGCTGTCGAACCTGCTGGCCTGGCTGACCCGGCGGGCCTCGGCCACCGACGTCAGCAAGCGACTGGACCTGGCCGTGCGGCTGCTCATCGGCGCCGAGGACAAACCTAAGATCTAGCGGGTGAGCCTTCCCGTCGATCTCCAGGACGCACTGAACCGGGCCGCGCAGGCCCCACGCCTGCTCATAACCTCCGATTTCGACGGCACCCTGGCCCCGATCGTCAACAACCCGGCCGACGCGCGCCCGCTGCGCGAAGGTGCGGAGGCGCTGGTGGCGCTGGCTCAACGTCCGGACACCTCGACCGCCCTGATCTCCGGCCGCGCGCTGGAGGTACTGCGGGACCTGTCCGGCATGCCCGCGGCCGTGCACATGGTCGGCAGCCACGGCGCCGAGTTCGACTCCGGCTTCGCCCACCCCATCGATCGCGCCCTGCTCGACCGGATCGCGGCAGAACTGACCACGATCGCCGCGGCCCGGCCCGGGGTGACCGTCGAAGTCAAACCCGCGAGCGTGGCCCTGCACGTGCGCAACGCCGAACCTGCCGACGCCGAAGCCGCGTCCGCGCAGGCACTTCAGTCCGCCCGAGCCTGGGATGCGCAGCTGACCAAGGGCAAAGCCGTGCTCGAGTTCGCGGTGATCACCACCGACAAAGGTGAGGCGATCGACATCCTGCGCGACAAGCACCGGGCGTCGGCAGTGATCTACTTCGGCGACGACGTCACCGACGAGAAGGCGTTCCGCCGACTGCGCGACGGCGATGTCGGCGTCAAGGTGGGGCCCGGCGAGACGCTCGCCGGATATCGGGTCGACGAGCCCGAAGACGTTGTGGCAGCGCTGAAGTACCTGTTGGACGCGCGCCGCTGACGCCGAAACGGTATTCCAGCAGAAGAAATGCGAGTAACGGCCTGCCGGAATACCGTTTCGGCGGAATGGGTGAGAGGAGCTAGGCCGGCGGGCCCGACGTCCGGCCGCGCACCACCTCGGTATCGAGTACCTCGATGACGGGCAGCCCGTCCCGCGGCGGATTGTGCAGCAACTCGCCCGCCCGCCGCCCCTTGGCCACGCTCGACTGCACCACCGTGGACAGGCCGCGGCGCAATGCTTCCGGCACCCCGTCGAAACCGGTCACCGTCATCTCCCCCGGCACGTAGATGCCGCGCGAACGCAGATAATCCATGGCCGACAAGGCCAGCACGTCGGCGGTGCACATCAGCGCAGTGATGCGGGGATTGGCTTCCAGCGCCACCTCGGCAGCCGCACCACCGGAGGTCGGCAGGTGGTCGTAGCTCTCCACCACCGTCAGCGTGTCCGGCGCCAGGCCGGCAGCCGTCATCGCGTCGTACACCCCGTGGATCCGTTCCCGCTGCACGTGGAAATGCGGAGACAACACCCGATCCGGGTCTGCCAGTGCGGGTTTCGTGCCGTCATGCGGCCAGTCCCGGCCCAGCCGCATGGTCAGCAGGCCGATGTCGCGATGGCCCAGCTCGAGCACATGCTCGGCCAGCCGACGCATCCCGCCGCGATCATCGATGCTGACCCGCGACACCCCAGGCACGTCTTTCGGCTGATCCACCACCACGACCGGCAGGTGACGCTGACGCACCACCGGCAGATACGGATCGTCGTCCGAGGCCGAATACACCACGAATCCGTCGACACCCGCCGCGAGCACCGCCGCCGAACCGTCCTCGAAACTGCGGTTGGGCCCGATCGCCACCAGCAACAGCCCCTGCCCCACCGCCTCGCAGGATTCGGCAAGTCCGGCAACGAAATCCAATGCTGCTGGATCACTGAACGAGTAGTTGAGCGGCTCGGTGATGATCAACCCGACGGCGCCGGCCTTACGGGTGCGCAGGGAACGTGCCACCGGATCCGGTCCGGCATAGCCCAACCGCTTGGCCGCATCGAAGATCCGGTCGCGAAGCTCCGCGGACAACTGATCGGGACGGTTGTAGGCGTTGGAGATCGTGGTCCGAGAGACCTTCAGTTCGGCCGCCAACGAAGCCAGGGTGGCCCGCCGGGGCGGGTGGGGACTCCTTGGCATGCTTTCCGAGGCTAGTGGATGACCGAATTCCTCACCCGGTCAACCGTCCACACCGCCAGCCAGATCCCGCACGCGATCGTGACGATCACGAAGCTCGGCGGCATGTTGAAGATCGCCGATACCGCCAGCCCGGCCCACACCGAAACCACGCTGATCCCGGTCGAGATCGTCATCGCGAGAACCGGCCGGGCCGTCACCATGATCGCCGTCGCGGCCGGGGTGACGACGAGCGCGAACAACAGCAGCGTGCCCACGGCGAGCACCGCCATCGTCACCGCGATCCCCAGCAGAACCATGAACAGCACCGACAACACGCGCACCGGTATCCCCTTGGCCTCGGCCACCTGCGCGTTGACCGAGGCGAACAGCAGTGGGCGGAAAACGAATACGACGGTGGCGGCCAGCACGAGCAGCAGCGCGGTGAAGGTCAGCAATTGCTGATGCGTGATGGCCAGCAGGTTGCCGAACAAGACGTTGGTCAGCGTGGACGAATTCTTGGTCGCCAGCGAGTTGAAGAACAGGCCGAAGCCGGTGGCCAGGGCCAGCACCGTGCCGGTGGCGACCTCGCGATCGTGGGCCCGACTGCCCAGTGCCCCGATCACGAGGGCTCCGCCGACGCAGAACGCGCCAAGACCCAACCCGACCGGAAGCCCGAGCAGCGCCGCACCGGTGGCGCCGGGCAGACCGATGTGGGCCAGTGCATGGGCGGCGAACGCGGTATTGCGCACGATGACGAAATAGCCGATCAGCCCGGCCGCCAACGCCACCAGCGTGCCGCCGATCAATGCGTTGCGCATGAACGCCGAGGTCAGGATCTGCCACCAGTTGTGCTGGTAGCCCAGT
Above is a window of Mycolicibacterium boenickei DNA encoding:
- a CDS encoding TetR/AcrR family transcriptional regulator, yielding MTPTDRFRARKQPRQQRSVETRQAILDAAARVFAEYGYAAGTTNRIAAAAELSIGSLYQYFPNKDAILSALTDAHVDAGTALLRERASAGLPETLEDLLRLFVRATIDNHRDDTRLHRVLFEEAPRSPGLLDRLHHAEADAVSAAKALLDSHSDVTVADTAFAARMVVATVESLTHRLLACDQPADADQLEDGIVTMLAGYLRG
- a CDS encoding acyl-CoA dehydrogenase, encoding MSGASATITDEQFAARDLVRSWAGANDTAAAVRAGETDADAWRAPFQGLAELGIFSVAVPEEQGGAGGTVEDLCAMVDEAAAALVPGPVATTALATLIVTDEAVLEALVSGERTAGAALDADLTLDGEKVSGTAEYVLGADAAGVLLLPAGDRVILVDAGAAGVSIELLTATDFSLPLARVVFDSAPAQVLDVSRQRFEDITGAVLAAEAAGLARWTLQTATEYAKVREQFGKPIGSFQAVKHMCAEMLLRSEQISVSAADAARAVSESDDSQLSIAAAVAAAAGVDAAEDNAKDCIQVLGGIGITWEHEAHLYLRRAYGISHALGGRRRWIRRVSALTQQGVRRELRIDLESVAGLRPEISAAVAEVAALPVEKRQVALAESGLLAPHWPRPYGRNASPAEQLLIDQELAAAEVERPDLVIGWWAVPTILEHGSPEQIDQFVPATLRGDLAWCQLFSEPGAGSDLAALRMKAVRAEGPNGEPGWKLTGQKVWTSAAQKAHWGVCLARTDADAPKHKGITYFLIDMKTPGIVIRPLREITGDELFNEVFFDDVFVPDEMVVGTVNDGWRLARTTLANERVAMAGGTALGNPMEELLRTLGAKPDVDPADLDRLGGLILTAQVGSLLDQRIAQLAVSGQDTGAQASARKLIGVRYRQTLAEFRLELSDGGGVVRNREVHDFLNTRCLTIAGGTEQILLTVAGERLLGLPR
- the kstR gene encoding cholesterol catabolism transcriptional regulator KstR; the encoded protein is MSSAPQQTGSESSGSDTRPREVLNVAVLAESELGSEAQRERRKRILDATLAIASKGGYEAVQMRAVAERADVAVGTLYRYFPSKVHLLVSALGREFERIDAKTDRAALSGGTPYQRLSFMVGKLNRAMQRNPLLTEAMTRAFVFADASAAGEVDHVGKLMDSMFARAMSDGEPTEDQYHIARVISDVWLSNLLAWLTRRASATDVSKRLDLAVRLLIGAEDKPKI
- the otsB gene encoding trehalose-phosphatase, whose product is MSLPVDLQDALNRAAQAPRLLITSDFDGTLAPIVNNPADARPLREGAEALVALAQRPDTSTALISGRALEVLRDLSGMPAAVHMVGSHGAEFDSGFAHPIDRALLDRIAAELTTIAAARPGVTVEVKPASVALHVRNAEPADAEAASAQALQSARAWDAQLTKGKAVLEFAVITTDKGEAIDILRDKHRASAVIYFGDDVTDEKAFRRLRDGDVGVKVGPGETLAGYRVDEPEDVVAALKYLLDARR
- a CDS encoding LacI family DNA-binding transcriptional regulator: MPRSPHPPRRATLASLAAELKVSRTTISNAYNRPDQLSAELRDRIFDAAKRLGYAGPDPVARSLRTRKAGAVGLIITEPLNYSFSDPAALDFVAGLAESCEAVGQGLLLVAIGPNRSFEDGSAAVLAAGVDGFVVYSASDDDPYLPVVRQRHLPVVVVDQPKDVPGVSRVSIDDRGGMRRLAEHVLELGHRDIGLLTMRLGRDWPHDGTKPALADPDRVLSPHFHVQRERIHGVYDAMTAAGLAPDTLTVVESYDHLPTSGGAAAEVALEANPRITALMCTADVLALSAMDYLRSRGIYVPGEMTVTGFDGVPEALRRGLSTVVQSSVAKGRRAGELLHNPPRDGLPVIEVLDTEVVRGRTSGPPA
- a CDS encoding metal ABC transporter permease, with translation MSAGLLAQGTFAQSTLALGYQHNWWQILTSAFMRNALIGGTLVALAAGLIGYFVIVRNTAFAAHALAHIGLPGATGAALLGLPVGLGLGAFCVGGALVIGALGSRAHDREVATGTVLALATGFGLFFNSLATKNSSTLTNVLFGNLLAITHQQLLTFTALLLVLAATVVFVFRPLLFASVNAQVAEAKGIPVRVLSVLFMVLLGIAVTMAVLAVGTLLLFALVVTPAATAIMVTARPVLAMTISTGISVVSVWAGLAVSAIFNMPPSFVIVTIACGIWLAVWTVDRVRNSVIH